One window from the genome of Amaranthus tricolor cultivar Red isolate AtriRed21 chromosome 9, ASM2621246v1, whole genome shotgun sequence encodes:
- the LOC130823219 gene encoding uncharacterized protein LOC130823219, which translates to MPPFSRKRLSRSDANRTLRNLAKALTNVNAPREKSLSELASEMSKRISQSKPSTFDGKGEPSELELWLREFDKLFDVVECPEELKVNQAAFYLVGEADYWWANSRSGLLEQTEGDFGWDLFKRALREKFYPLHVRKDKSNEFARLEMGSMTVDDYYHKFMEYLKYCPDDVPTEEKKMQRFELGLSFDIQKHIESDRYNTLEQMEAGLIRIQELGTTRSLLSHYWIEMAMRGGIFGHREFECYLKKGSGGQHPSGQNRHQNLNNAGSQASQQHGNGNRGNAGQRFQRPFYGGQGRVDGNRVEGSEMQRGGNHVGGNNVQPASGRVSAVNAREIDQAADVVTGTFTIHSIAVNVLFDSGATCSFLAKGKVNELNLGTFEKVSYTVAVPSGKLYSCEKLYRDVPLRIGKVVFPSDLEQRVLLEGPRGESVRYRKFPKGPRTNLVSTLELQRLVRQGHPLYLCHISQGDKEEGNPQDIAVEMEELKSQLEELLGKGYIRPSTSPWGAPVLYFGGPGKSGGSSKLADTEERHRGTKFLRFGRAFMTLKERLTTAPDRKVIAYASRQLKVHEVNYPTHDLELAAIVFALKIWRHYLYGVKCRIYTDHQSLKYLYTQPDLNMRQRRWLELMTDYDLEFFYHEGRANLVADALSRKSSHSLSALDGVEELHRDFARLNLEIVRKGELQGCLNALAIRPSFFEEILSSQDKDPKLLKLKNQAREGTAEGFLVHEDGSLRFKGRWCLPTGEESLKERILDEAHCTKFSKVKSEHKRPGGLLQPLEIPVWKWDDISMDFVVGLPRTKSGNDALWVIVDRLTKSARFIPMNCRWEMDQLARAYIKYVVRFHGVPRTIVSDRDTRYLSQFWQTLQRALGTTLLHSTSFHPQTDGQTERTNQILEDMLRAIAMEWQGPVYWDDFTEAVILGPELLFQMKEKVRLIRDRLKAAQDRQKSYADLKRRPEEFTVGEQVAYRLALPNSLEKVHDVFHVSQLKRYHAAATHVLDPEPLDLDASLSYPEQPIRILDKKVRSTRRKDIVMV; encoded by the exons atgcctccaTTTTCTAGGAAGAGATTGTCTCGAAGTGACGCTAACCGTACGTTAAGAAATCTGGCGAAAGCGTTGACAAATGTAAATGCACCCCGAGAGAAGTCCTTGTCAGAGTTAGCCTCAGAAATGAGCAAAAGGATTAgccagagtaaaccctcgactttcgATGGTAAGGGAGAACCATCGGAACTGGAACTttggttaagagaatttgacaaacttttcgaTGTAGTAGAGTGCCCAGAGGAATTAAAGGTCAATCAAGCTGCCTTTTATTTGGTAGGGGAAGCCGATtactggtgggcaaacagtagatcTGGGTTGTTAGAGCAAACTGAGGGGGACTTTGGTTGGGATTTGTTCAAGAGGGCTCTGCGAGAGAAATTTTATCCGCTGCATGTTAGGAAGGATAAGTCGAACGAGTTTGCGCGGTTGGAGATGGGCAGTATGACGGTAGACGattattatcacaaatttatggaatacctcAAGTATTGCCCTGATGATGTACCCACCGAGGAGAAAAAAATGCAACGCTTTGAGCTAGGTTTGTCTTTCGATATACAAAAGCATATTGAGAGTGACCGATATAACACACTGGAGCAGAT GGAGGCGGGTCTAATTCGAATTCAGGAATTAGGAACAACGCGAAGTTTGCTAAGCCATTATTGGATTGAGATGGCAATGAGAGGAGGTATTTTT GGGCATAGAGAGTTTGAATGCTACCTTAAGAAAGGGAGTGGAGGTCAACATCCGAGTGGCCAGAACCGACAtcaaaatttaaacaacgctGGTAGTCAAGCCAGTCAACAGCacgggaatggaaatcgtggCAATGCTGGTCAGAGGTTCCAACGACCTTTTTATGGCGGGCAAGGCCGAGTAGATGGGAATCGAGTAGAAGGGTCAGAGATGCAGCGCGGGGGAAATCACGTGGGAGGCAATAATGTACAGCCCGCGAGTGGAAGGGTATCTGCGGTCAATGCGAGAGAAATTGACCAGGCAGCagatgtggttacaggtacgttcaCCATCcattctatagctgtgaatgtattgtttgattcgggagctacatgcTCATTTCTTGCGAAGGGTAAGGTAAACGAGTTGAATTTGGGaacctttgaaaaagtttcttatacggtggctgtACCATCGGGGAAATTGTACAGTTGTGAAAAATTGTATAGGGATGTACCCTTAAGGATAGGGAAGGTAGTCTTTCCTAgcgactt AGAGCAGCGAGTTTTACTGGAAGGACCACGTGGAGAAAGTGTTAGatataggaagtttcccaagggaCCCAGGACGAACTTGGTGTCGACCTTAGAGTTGCAGAGGCttgtgaggcaaggacaccctttgtatTTATGTCATATCAGTCAGGGGGATAAGGAAGAAGGAAATCCCCAGGATATTGCTgtg gagatggaggagTTGAAGTCTCAACTGGAAGAATTGTTGGGTAAAGGTTATATTCGACCTAGTACttcaccttggggcgctccagttct GTATTTCGGTGGACCCGGTAAAAgtggaggcagttcgaagttggcCGACACCGAAGAACGTCACCGAGGTACGAAGTTTCTTAGGTTTGGCCGG gccttcatgactttgaaggaaagatTAACTACGGCtcct gaccgtaaggtaATTGCTTATGCATCTCGACAGCTGAaggtacatgaagttaattatcccACCCATGATCTGGAATTAGCCGCTATAGTTTtcgctctcaagatatggcggcattacttaTATGGTGTTAAGTGTAGGATTTACACTGATCACCAGAgtctgaaatacctctatacCCAACCTGACTTAAATatgcgacaacgtcggtggttagagttgatgacagattatgaccTGGAGTTCTTTTATCACGAAGGCCGAGCGAATTTGGTGgccgatgctttgagtaggaagtctagtCACTCGCTGTCTGCCCTGGacggagttgaagagttgcatcgggattttgctagACTGAACTTGGAAATAGTACGTAAAGGTGAATTACAAGGGTGTTTGAATGCCTtggctattcgaccttcgttctttgaggAAATTTTGAGTTCTCAagataaagacccgaaactctTGAAATTAAAGAACCAAGCACGAGAAGGAACAGCAGAGGGATTCCTTGTCcatgaagatggaagcttgaggttcaagggtcgttggtgtttaccgacAGGGGAGGAGTCTTTGAAGGAGCGTATCCTGGATGAAgcccattgtacgaaattttca AAGGTGAAAAGTGAGCACAAGAGACCAGGAGGGTTATTACAACCGTTAGAGATACCAgtgtggaagtgggatgatatctctatggattttgttGTGGGTTTACCTCGAACGAAATCGGGTAATGATGCACTATGGGTTATAGTTGATCGTTTGACTAAGTCGgcacgtttcatccctatgaacTGTCGCTGGGAAATGGATCAATTGGCACGAGCCTATATTAAGTATGTCGTTCGATTCCACGGTGTACCCCGTACTATAGTGTCAGATAGAGACACACGATACCTGTCACagttttggcaaaccttgcagCGGGCATTGGGTACAACATTGCTCCATAGTACGTCgtttcatccgcagacggatggaCAGACAGAACGAACGAATCAGATACTGGAGGATATGTTGCGCGCAATTGCCATGGAGTGGCAAGG tccggtttattgggacgATTTTACGGAAGCAGTGATCTTAGGACCTGAATTGTTGTTTCAAATGAAAGAGAAGGTACGATTGATAAGGGATCGGTTGAAAGCAGCACAGGATCGCCAAAAGTcgtatgctgatttgaaacgacgGCCGGAGGAGTTCACCGTAGGAGAACAG gtggcttatcggttagctcTTCCGAACTCTTTAGAGAAGGTACATGATGTATTCCATGTGTCCCAACTAAAGcggtatcatgccgcagccacTCATGTATTGGATCCCGAACCTTTGGATTTGGATGCATCTTTGTCATACCCGGAGCAACCGATTCGAATCTTGGACAAGAAGGTCCGTAGCACTCGACGGAAGGATATAGTTATG gtttaa
- the LOC130824247 gene encoding ribonucleoside-diphosphate reductase small chain → MPAFIEETDPLLTENPDRFCMFPIQYPQIWEMYKKAEASFWTAEEVDLSQDLRHWETSLTSDEQHFITHVLAFFAASDGIVLENLANRFMKEIQVSEARAFYGFQIAIENIHSEMYSLLLETYIKDSAQKTRLFRAIETIPCVKKKADWALRWIDGAESFAERLIAFACVEGIFFSGSFCSIFWLKKRGLMPGLTFSNELISRDEGLHCDFACLLYTLLKKKLTQEKIQGIVKDAVEIEREFVCDALPVALVGMNCDLMSQYIEFVADRLLGALGCEKVYGVANPFDWMELISLQGKTNFFEKRVGEYQKASVMSSLNGNGGIHEFKMDEDF, encoded by the coding sequence atgccGGCATTCATTGAAGAAACCGACCCACTTCTCACAGAAAACCCAGACAGATTCTGTATGTTTCCGATTCAATACCCTCAAATCTGGGAAATGTACAAGAAAGCTGAAGCGTCCTTCTGGACGGCAGAAGAAGTTGATCTTTCACAAGATCTACGTCACTGGGAAACATCTCTAACTTCCGAtgaacaacatttcattacccacGTTCTTGCTTTCTTTGCTGCTTCTGATGGTATTGTTCTTGAAAACCTTGCTAATCGTTTCATGAAAGAGATTCAAGTCTCTGAAGCCCGTGCGTTTTACGGCTTCCAAATCGCCATTGAAAACATCCATTCCGAAATGTATTCTCTCCTCTTAGAAACCTACATAAAAGACTCTGCTCAAAAAACACGATTATTCCGTGCAATTGAAACCATTCCTTGTGTGAAGAAGAAAGCCGACTGGGCTTTAAGATGGATTGATGGTGCCGAATCTTTCGCAGAAAGATTAATTGCTTTCGCTTGTGTTGAAGGGATTTTCTTCTCCGGAAGTTTCTGCTCGATTTTCTGGCTTAAAAAACGTGGGTTAATGCCCGGATTAACATTTTCAAACGAATTAATCTCACGAGATGAAGGGCTTCATTGCGATTTCGCTTGTTTACTCTACACCCTTCTGAAGAAGAAGCTTACCCAAGAGAAGATTCAAGGGATCGTGAAAGATGCAGTTGAAATCGAAAGGGAATTCGTCTGTGATGCACTACCAGTCGCATTAGTAGGTATGAACTGTGATTTAATGAGTCAATACATTGAATTTGTTGCTGATAGATTGTTGGGTGCACTTGGATGTGAGAAAGTTTATGGTGTTGCAAATCCTTTTGATTGGATGGAATTGATTTCATTACAAGGGAAAACAAATTTCTTTGAGAAGAGAGTTGGGGAGTATCAAAAAGCTTCTGTTATGTCTAGCTTGAATGGCAATGGTGGAATCCATGAGTTCAAGATGGATGAAGATTTTTAG
- the LOC130823220 gene encoding serine/threonine-protein phosphatase 7 long form homolog, with translation MDPAAPGPLDPSVLTMQASHRSSVLWDVKVSDTETIYTRHPDSAPWAIDARIVPYLQLARLHDFHLIATCHVHRCTPVRKLARQSPKSADDATVERYARAYLLYLIGAVLFSDKTGNRVQLLYLTLLDAPWEVISGYSWGSAALAYLYRRLCEASQKNVKEIAGPLIILQLWAWEHVLIGQPMRSVGRGAFAPPLLPPPHVPYGSRWSFERRTRTHTGSGVGFYRDQLDLLRADQVTTSPQLVL, from the exons atggatccagcagctccaggccctctGGACCCTAGTGTCCTTACGATGCAGGCGAGTCACAGGAGCAGTGTGCTATGGGATGTAAAG GTGTCCGATACGGAAaccatatacaccaggcatcccgaTTCAGCTCCATGGGCGATTGACGCACGGATCGTCCCGTACCTTCAGCTTGCGAGATTGCATGACTTCCACCTGATCGC GACATGCCATGTGCATCGATGCACGCCAGTTCGAAAGCTGGCAAGACAAAGTCCAAAGA gtgctgatgacGCCACCGTTGAGAGATACGCTAGGGCTTATCTCCTTTATCTGATTGGtgctgtcttgttctccgacaagactggcaaccgagtacaactattgtacttgacgttgcttgatgcgccatgggaggtcatctccgggtacagctggggttcggcagccctagcgtatctgtacaggagactttgtgaagcttcacagaagaacgtgaaggagatcgctggTCCCCTGATTATTCTACAG CTTTGGGCATGGGAGCAtgttctcattggtcaaccgatgaggagtgtgggtcgtggtgcatttgcgccaccactGCTTCCTCCCCCGCATGTGCCatatggatcgcggtggtcctttgaaagacgaacaaggacccacactggatcgggcgtggggttctaccgcgatcaGCTCGATCTATTACGTGCTGACCAGGTAACAACTTCACCACAACTTGTTTTATAA